The following coding sequences lie in one Thalassoglobus polymorphus genomic window:
- the csrA gene encoding carbon storage regulator CsrA, with product MLVLSRKQDEKIIIGDSITLMVVSIQGDKVRLGIEAPKEVSIHREEVYKAINSEHKASPDETASSRD from the coding sequence ATGTTAGTACTCAGCCGAAAACAGGACGAGAAAATTATTATTGGTGATTCGATTACCCTCATGGTGGTTTCGATTCAGGGCGATAAGGTTCGGTTAGGAATCGAAGCTCCCAAGGAAGTGAGCATTCACCGCGAAGAAGTTTACAAAGCGATCAATTCGGAACACAAAGCGTCTCCCGATGAGACCGCCTCGTCTCGCGATTGA